The following nucleotide sequence is from Allocatelliglobosispora scoriae.
GAAACGTGTGGCGGTTCAGACTCATCGCCGCGCCGACGTAACCCAGGCTGGAGTTCCAGCGGACCTCGCCGTGCAGGTCCTTGCCGCCGGTCTGGCACTGGATGGCGAACTCCGCGGCCAGACCGGTCAGGGTGTTGCTGTGCGGATCGCGGACGACCTCCTTCACCGTGACCCATCCGGGCCACTCGGGGCAGGTCGAGCCCTGTTGAGTGAGGTGGAGCTTCGCGTAGGTGCTCGTCGCGGTGCCGCGCAGCTCGTAGGTCGAGCCGGCGGTCCACCCGCCTGTCGGCGGCGTCAGGTCCAGCGTCCAGAAATCCGTGCCGCGATCGGTCCGGAAGCTCAGCCCATCACCGTTCACCGCCTGGGCGGTGAAGGTCGAACCGTTGCTCGGAGTGAAGGTCTTCGGGCCGTCGAACACCCCCCACGACAAATAGTTGCCGTCGAGGAAGAGTGCCGTGTAGGGCGCCGTCGGCGCTGCCGCCGCTGCCGCGGTCGGCGTGATGAACAGGGCGACCGCCAGGAGAAGCGCGGACGCCACAGCGCCTCGAACAAAGCGCAAGAGTGCCCCCGTGGTAGTGGTGTGATTACTTGATCATTCCGAACCTAGGGCAGCGATCGGGCACTGGCAATCGGGCGTTCGTCGAGGCCGCGGCGCTACTTCGTTGGCAGGATCTCGAATTCCGCCCCGGTACGCAGGACCCGCCCGAGGAGGACGGGTCGGCCCGGTGCCGGCCGGCGATAGGCGACGACTCATATGAACCCCTGATTGCCGTGACGTGAATCCGCAAGGGGAGGGCAAGGGCGGCAAAGGGCTTACATCGACTAGTGCCTTTGGTTGGCTCGGGGCGCCGCATCAAGCGGCTCACCTACCCCCAGGAGCCGAAATGATTCGCAGAACGGTGACGGCCGGGTTATCCCTGGCCGTGATCGCCGGGATGACGGTGGTGCTGGCCGCACAGGCCACCTCCGCTGCCCCGCCGAAGGCCACGCCAGTGCCGAACCCGCTCGCCCTCGCGCTCAACGCCGCCGACCGGGCCGCCGCCAGCGGCCTCGACGCGCTGGCGAAGGGCCCGAACGAGCAGTACGACCGCCACATGGTCACGCCATGGGTCAACGGCCTCTACTCGATCGCCTACCAGCGCACCTACCGCGGCCTGCCGGTCGTCGGTGGAGACGCCGCGGTTCTCGCGGACGGCCAGGGTGCCGTCCGCGCCATCGCCGCCGCGACCTCCGCGAAAATCTCCATCGGTACGCTGCCGTCCGTCACCGCCGCCACCGCCGAGCAGGCGAGCCGGGCTCGACTGCCCAAGGTGGACAGTGTCGAGTCGCGCCGCCTCGTGGTGCACGTGAAGGACGACACGCCTCGCCTCGCCTGGGAGACCGTGCTCGTCGGGCGGACCGCGACGGCCCCGAGCCACCTGCACGTCTTCGTCGACGCGCGCTCCGGTGCGGTGCTCGCGCAGCGCGACGACGTGGTGGCCGGCACGGGTACGGGCAAGTGGAACGGCCCGAACCCGCTGACGATCGCGACCACCCAGTCGGGCAGCACCTACTCGCTGCGCGACCCGGCCCACTCGACCCTGTCCTGTGGCGACTACGCCAACAGCACGGTCTTCTCGGGCTCGGACGACGTCTGGGGCAACGGTGTCGGCACCAGCAAGGAGACCGGCTGCGTCGACGTGATGTACGCGGCGCAGAAGCAGTGGGACATGCTGGTCAACTGGCTGGGCCGCAACGGGCACAACGGCAACGGCGGCAGCTGGCCGACGCTGGTCGGCCTCGGCGAGGTCAACGCGTACTGGGACGGGTCGCGGATCACGATCGGCCGCAACCAGGCCAGCGAGTGGATCTCGGCGATGGATGTCGTGGGCCACGAGTACGGCCACGGCATCGACCAGAACACCCCCGGCGGCACGTCCCAGGAGGCCGGGCTCGGTGAGGGCACCGGTGACATCTTCGGTGCGCTGACGGAGGCCTACGCCAACCAGTCGTCCGCCTATGACCCGCCGGACTTCACGGTCGGCGAGGAGATCAACCTCACCGGCAACGGTCCGATCCGCAACATGTACAACCCGTCCCTCGTCGGCGGCGACCCCAACTGCTACTCGTCGTCCATCCCGGGCACCGAGGTGCACGCGGCGGCCGGTCCGCTGAACCACTGGTTCTACCTGCTCTCCGAGGGCAACGCCCCCGGTGGCGGCAAGCCGAGCAGCCCGATCTGCTCCGGCGGACCGTCGTCGGTGACGGGTGTCGGCATCCAGACCGCGGGCAAGATCTTCTATGGCGGCATGCTGCTCAAGACGAGCGGCATGACCTACAAGAAGTACCGCATCGCCACCCTCACGGCGGCGAAGAACCTGGACTCGACCTGCAACCTCTACAACCGCACGAAGGACGCGTGGAACGCGATCACGCTGCCGGCCCAGTCCGGTGAGCCGACCTGCACGGCGCAGAGCAGCGACTTCACCATCGCGACCAGCCCCACCTCGGGCACGGTGCAGCCGGGCAACTCGGTCACCTCGACCGTCTCCACCACCACGATCGGCACGGCGCAGACGGTCAACCTGTCCGCGTCGGGCGCGCCCTCGGGTGTCACGGTCTCCTTCAGCCCGTCGTCGGTGACCTCGGGCAACAGCTCCACGATGACTGTCGCTGCGTCGGCCGGTGCGGCCGCCGGGACCTACACGATCACCGTGACGGGTACGGGCAGCGTCACGCACACGGCTCAGTACACCCTGACGGTGGGCACGGTCTCCCAGAACGACTTCTCGATCGGGCTCAACCCGGGCTCGGGCAACGTCGCGCCGGGCGCCTCGACCACCTCGACGGTCAACACGGCCACGACGAGCGGTTCGGCGCAGACGGTCAGCCTCTCCGCGTCGGGTGCTCCGTCGGGTGTGACGGTCTCGTTCAGCCCGTCGTCGGTGACCTCCGGCAACAGCTCCACGATGACCGTCGCCGCGGCGGCGAGCACGACCGCCGGGACCTACACCATCACGGTCACCGGTTCGGGCAGCGTGAGCCGCACCGCTCAGTACACGCTGACCGTCGGCACGGTGTCGGGCGGTGTCCCGGACATCAACGTCGCCAACGTCCAGGCGCACCTGACCCAGCTCCAGACGATCGCCACCAACAACGGCGGCAACCGGCGGTCCACGACCAACGGCTACCTCCAGTCGGTCGCGTACGTGAAGGGCAAACTGCAGACGGCGGGCTACACCGTCACCGAGCAGCCCTGCACCTCGGGCTGCACCGCCGGTGCCGGTCCGAACCTGATCGCCGAGTGGCCGCAGGGCAACGCCGACAACGTCTACATGTTCGGCGCCCACCTCGACAGCGTCTCGGCCGGTCCGGGCATGAACGACAACGGTTCGGGCTCCGCGGCACTGCTGGAGAACGCGCTGGTGCTCGCCGCGACCAACCCGACGATGACCAACCGGATCCGGTTCGGCTGGTGGACGGATGAGGAGCAGGGCCTCAACGGCTCCGAGTTCTACGCCAACTCCCTCTCGTCGGCCAACCGCGCCAAGATCAAGGC
It contains:
- a CDS encoding M28 family peptidase, with amino-acid sequence MIRRTVTAGLSLAVIAGMTVVLAAQATSAAPPKATPVPNPLALALNAADRAAASGLDALAKGPNEQYDRHMVTPWVNGLYSIAYQRTYRGLPVVGGDAAVLADGQGAVRAIAAATSAKISIGTLPSVTAATAEQASRARLPKVDSVESRRLVVHVKDDTPRLAWETVLVGRTATAPSHLHVFVDARSGAVLAQRDDVVAGTGTGKWNGPNPLTIATTQSGSTYSLRDPAHSTLSCGDYANSTVFSGSDDVWGNGVGTSKETGCVDVMYAAQKQWDMLVNWLGRNGHNGNGGSWPTLVGLGEVNAYWDGSRITIGRNQASEWISAMDVVGHEYGHGIDQNTPGGTSQEAGLGEGTGDIFGALTEAYANQSSAYDPPDFTVGEEINLTGNGPIRNMYNPSLVGGDPNCYSSSIPGTEVHAAAGPLNHWFYLLSEGNAPGGGKPSSPICSGGPSSVTGVGIQTAGKIFYGGMLLKTSGMTYKKYRIATLTAAKNLDSTCNLYNRTKDAWNAITLPAQSGEPTCTAQSSDFTIATSPTSGTVQPGNSVTSTVSTTTIGTAQTVNLSASGAPSGVTVSFSPSSVTSGNSSTMTVAASAGAAAGTYTITVTGTGSVTHTAQYTLTVGTVSQNDFSIGLNPGSGNVAPGASTTSTVNTATTSGSAQTVSLSASGAPSGVTVSFSPSSVTSGNSSTMTVAAAASTTAGTYTITVTGSGSVSRTAQYTLTVGTVSGGVPDINVANVQAHLTQLQTIATNNGGNRRSTTNGYLQSVAYVKGKLQTAGYTVTEQPCTSGCTAGAGPNLIAEWPQGNADNVYMFGAHLDSVSAGPGMNDNGSGSAALLENALVLAATNPTMTNRIRFGWWTDEEQGLNGSEFYANSLSSANRAKIKAYYNFDMIASKNGGYFINNVNSTASAPMKAYWTSLGLAPEENVEGQGRSDDASFQAVGIPTSGYAMGASATKTSAQATKWGGTAGAAYDSCYHSSCDTTTNINATGLNRAADGIAYTIWDRAVGSTPANDFSVGLNPGSGSVQPGSSVTSTVSTATTSGSAQTVSLSASGAPSGVTVSFSPSSVTSGNSSTMTVAASASAATGTYTITVTGSGSVTRTATYSLTIGTAPANDFSIAANPSSGSANRGSSVTTTVSTATVSGSAQTVSLSASGAPSGVTVSFSPSSVTSGNSSTATISVGASTALGTYTITITGSGSVSHSTTYTITVTGTGGCTPAQVVSNGGFESGVSPWTGTTTTIGVHAGQPAHSGVAVSYLVGYGYASTETINQSVTIPAGCTSAVLTYWLHIDTAEYEAVAYDTFRVRVNGTTLTTLSNVNAAAGYTQRTVNLGAYAGQTVTLTFTATEDTNLQTSFVVDDVTLQVS